A genome region from Hymenobacter tibetensis includes the following:
- the dinB gene encoding DNA polymerase IV, whose protein sequence is MDAFYASVEQRDQPALRGRPVAVGGSRQRGVVAAASYEARQFGVRSAMASSVALRKCPDLIFVKPRFEVYKEVSRQIRAIFADYTPLIEPLSLDEAYLDVTHNLKQIQSATQLAQEIRARILAETQLTASAGISYNKFLAKLASDYRKPNGQFVIKPHEGLAFVETLAVGQFHGIGPATVARLHQLGIFTGLDLRQQSEAFLRQHFGKAGSHYYHIARAQDHRPVVADRIRKSIGSETTFEHDLVTHDELLAGLEPVLAAVWATTQRTNTAGRTVTLKVKYADFRQITRSRTFLAPIRTPELLAQVSHELLAALLPLPLGVRLLGVTLSTLESDTEVPGQQLVLRL, encoded by the coding sequence ATGGATGCGTTCTATGCCTCAGTGGAGCAGCGCGACCAACCGGCGTTGCGGGGCCGCCCGGTAGCAGTAGGCGGTTCGCGGCAACGGGGCGTGGTGGCGGCGGCTAGCTACGAGGCCCGGCAGTTTGGGGTGCGTTCCGCCATGGCCTCGTCGGTGGCCCTGCGCAAGTGCCCCGACTTGATTTTTGTGAAGCCGCGCTTCGAGGTATACAAAGAAGTGTCGCGGCAGATCCGGGCCATTTTTGCCGACTACACGCCCCTGATTGAGCCGCTCTCACTGGACGAAGCCTACCTGGACGTTACGCACAACCTCAAGCAAATTCAGTCGGCCACGCAGCTAGCGCAGGAAATCAGGGCCCGCATTCTGGCCGAAACGCAGCTGACAGCTTCCGCCGGCATTTCCTACAATAAATTTCTGGCCAAGCTTGCCTCTGACTACCGCAAACCTAACGGTCAGTTTGTAATCAAACCGCATGAAGGACTGGCTTTTGTAGAAACGCTGGCGGTGGGGCAGTTTCACGGCATCGGGCCCGCCACGGTGGCCCGGCTACATCAGCTGGGCATCTTTACGGGGCTGGATTTACGCCAACAGTCGGAGGCGTTTCTGCGGCAGCATTTCGGCAAGGCCGGCTCGCACTATTATCACATTGCCCGCGCCCAAGACCACCGCCCTGTGGTGGCCGACCGGATACGCAAGTCCATCGGCTCGGAAACCACCTTTGAGCACGACCTAGTCACCCACGACGAACTCTTGGCTGGGCTGGAGCCCGTGTTGGCCGCCGTGTGGGCCACCACCCAGCGCACGAACACGGCGGGCCGCACCGTCACGCTGAAAGTGAAGTATGCTGATTTCCGGCAGATTACGCGTAGCCGCACCTTTCTGGCTCCTATCCGGACGCCGGAGCTACTGGCGCAAGTCAGCCACGAATTGCTGGCGGCCCTACTGCCTTTGCCGCTAGGAGTGCGCTTGTTGGGCGTAACGCTTTCCACCCTGGAATCTGATACGGAAGTGCCCGGCCAGCAACTGGTGCTACGGCTGTAG
- a CDS encoding dicarboxylate/amino acid:cation symporter has protein sequence MKFSRLVPVVLVLAVVAVLLTLLTSYQVLTLDPLVARAARWLFLVALAAYGVQRRSLTFWIVVSMFVGAEIGNDFPTFAVSLKVLSDVFLRLVKTIIAPLVFATLVVGIAGHADLKQVGKMGLKALVYFEVITTFALFIGLAAINLTKAGVGISQAGVEVEAETLQPVKQTTADIILHIFPENIAKSVAEGQVLQVVVFAIIFAIGLAMVHQNKRRPMLDIIDSLSEVMFKFTNVVMFFAPIGVGGALAYTVGKMGFEPLRNAFYLLITLYAALIAFLVLVLLPVALLARIPVKRFVQAIAEPVSIAFATTSSEAALPRAMEAMEGIGVPRRIVAFVMPTGYSFNLDGTTLYLSLAAVFVAQAAGIELSFGQQLVMVFTLMLTSKGVAGVPRASLVILLATVASFNLPAWPVFIILGIDALMDMARTAVNVIGNCLATAVVARWEGEFVDNYVAPDPVEGLAEVDSSLVQQSH, from the coding sequence ATGAAGTTTTCGCGACTTGTCCCCGTCGTTTTGGTGCTGGCCGTAGTGGCCGTTTTGCTCACCTTGCTTACCTCCTACCAGGTGCTAACCCTCGACCCTTTGGTGGCGCGAGCGGCGCGCTGGCTGTTTCTAGTGGCTCTTGCCGCATACGGTGTACAGCGCCGTTCCCTCACTTTCTGGATTGTGGTGAGCATGTTTGTCGGGGCCGAAATCGGGAACGACTTCCCAACGTTTGCCGTGAGCCTGAAAGTGCTCAGCGACGTCTTTCTGCGCCTAGTTAAGACGATTATTGCGCCGCTGGTCTTTGCTACCTTGGTAGTGGGCATTGCCGGCCACGCCGACTTAAAGCAAGTAGGCAAAATGGGGCTCAAAGCCCTGGTTTACTTCGAGGTTATCACCACGTTTGCGCTGTTCATTGGCCTGGCGGCCATCAACTTAACCAAAGCGGGGGTCGGCATCAGTCAAGCCGGCGTAGAGGTGGAAGCCGAAACTCTGCAACCCGTCAAGCAAACCACAGCGGATATCATTCTGCACATCTTCCCTGAAAACATTGCCAAATCGGTTGCGGAGGGGCAGGTGTTGCAGGTAGTGGTATTCGCCATCATTTTCGCTATCGGGCTGGCCATGGTGCACCAAAACAAGCGTCGCCCCATGCTCGATATAATCGACAGCTTGTCGGAGGTGATGTTCAAATTCACCAACGTGGTGATGTTCTTCGCCCCGATTGGGGTGGGAGGCGCCCTCGCCTACACGGTAGGTAAGATGGGGTTTGAGCCACTCCGCAACGCCTTCTATTTGCTTATTACACTGTACGCGGCCCTGATAGCTTTCCTAGTGCTTGTGCTACTGCCTGTGGCGCTGCTAGCGCGTATTCCTGTTAAGCGCTTTGTGCAGGCTATTGCCGAACCAGTGAGCATTGCTTTTGCTACCACGTCGTCGGAGGCTGCTTTGCCCCGGGCCATGGAGGCTATGGAGGGCATAGGGGTGCCGCGCCGCATTGTGGCCTTCGTAATGCCTACCGGCTACTCGTTCAACCTTGATGGCACTACCCTGTACCTGTCGTTGGCGGCCGTGTTTGTGGCGCAGGCAGCAGGTATTGAGCTGTCGTTTGGGCAACAGCTGGTAATGGTATTCACGCTTATGCTTACCTCGAAAGGCGTGGCGGGCGTGCCGCGCGCTTCGCTCGTTATTCTGCTGGCTACGGTGGCTTCGTTCAACCTGCCAGCCTGGCCAGTGTTCATCATCTTGGGCATTGACGCCCTGATGGACATGGCCCGTACTGCTGTGAACGTAATCGGCAACTGCTTGGCTACGGCCGTAGTAGCCCGCTGGGAAGGCGAGTTCGTAGACAACTATGTAGCACCCGACCCAGTGGAAGGTTTGGCGGAAGTAGACAGTAGCTTGGTACAACAGTCGCACTAG
- a CDS encoding sce7726 family protein, translating to MNDPEIRALLYPLLQGGVYVDELPTGSTRVDVVHITEHFMHGYEVKGDGDTLQRVSRQLACYACAYDLVTFVVTEKHLLKVLPLLPEWVGILVASPAGLHLHRPALYNASVERAAVADLLLLEEVRQFLMARGMTGVSLLRRREVLNVLRTAHSIPLSALAQYVRAQLTARLPQRLEARAERKAERQRLGRLRRKPKTKRKKPRSQPKATKRPT from the coding sequence ATGAACGACCCGGAGATTCGTGCGCTACTGTATCCGCTATTGCAAGGCGGTGTCTACGTCGATGAACTGCCTACTGGTAGCACTCGGGTCGATGTAGTGCACATCACCGAACACTTTATGCACGGCTACGAAGTGAAAGGTGATGGCGACACGCTGCAACGAGTGAGCCGCCAACTGGCTTGCTATGCTTGCGCTTACGATTTGGTGACCTTTGTCGTGACCGAGAAGCACTTGCTGAAGGTGTTGCCTTTGCTGCCCGAGTGGGTGGGCATTTTGGTGGCTTCCCCGGCCGGGCTGCACCTGCACCGGCCGGCTCTCTATAATGCCAGTGTGGAGCGAGCCGCTGTGGCAGATCTGCTGCTGCTGGAAGAAGTGCGCCAGTTTCTGATGGCCCGCGGCATGACGGGTGTGAGCTTACTGCGCCGCCGGGAAGTGCTTAATGTATTGCGCACGGCCCATTCTATTCCGCTTTCTGCGCTGGCGCAGTACGTGCGGGCGCAACTCACGGCTCGGCTACCCCAACGGCTGGAGGCGCGGGCCGAGCGAAAAGCCGAGCGTCAGCGCTTGGGTCGGTTGCGGCGCAAACCAAAAACAAAGCGCAAGAAGCCTCGTTCGCAACCGAAAGCAACGAAACGGCCCACGTAG
- a CDS encoding T9SS type A sorting domain-containing protein, with protein MMKVFLSQTLALLLVLLLLGPASSASSTLRDDNRPARREVRAYIEQNVLPVVRQQRQKLEAQLATSDKAQLAIYRSQLKEIRQRRQALRHSFRTGQPTPQATEPTSPRIALTEAQQQQREQLRNETRTVMTSVNEMAQRYATNIAQLTQEVQPQKEKWATDIQELLVKNTSPEQQKAGHFKGGLHRRAGAASLLRPAAFLLLDPKAPTASPTPEAGSAGVYPNPAVATSKLDYTVVKAGPVTIELLDGRGNTLRTVAQEPKQEKGTHTLQVSLGDLAAGTYYYKITTRAGSETKRFVKE; from the coding sequence ATGATGAAAGTATTTCTCTCCCAAACGCTAGCCTTGCTGCTCGTGCTTTTGCTGCTCGGCCCGGCCAGCTCAGCCAGTTCAACCCTCCGCGACGACAACCGCCCAGCACGCCGTGAAGTAAGAGCGTACATCGAGCAGAATGTGCTGCCCGTGGTTCGGCAGCAGCGCCAGAAGCTAGAAGCGCAGCTAGCTACCTCCGACAAAGCTCAACTTGCCATCTACCGCAGTCAGCTCAAGGAAATTCGGCAGCGCCGCCAAGCCCTGCGACACAGCTTCCGCACTGGCCAGCCTACGCCCCAGGCCACGGAGCCGACCAGTCCGCGAATAGCCCTCACAGAAGCCCAGCAGCAGCAACGAGAGCAACTGCGCAATGAAACCCGCACGGTTATGACCAGCGTGAATGAGATGGCACAGCGGTATGCCACCAACATTGCGCAGCTAACGCAAGAAGTGCAGCCCCAGAAAGAGAAATGGGCCACTGACATTCAAGAGCTTCTCGTTAAGAATACCAGCCCGGAGCAACAGAAAGCAGGCCACTTCAAGGGCGGGCTACACCGCCGCGCCGGCGCCGCTAGTTTGTTGCGCCCTGCCGCTTTCCTGCTGCTCGACCCGAAGGCTCCAACTGCCAGCCCAACTCCCGAAGCAGGCAGCGCCGGGGTGTATCCGAACCCGGCAGTGGCTACCAGTAAGCTCGACTACACAGTTGTAAAGGCCGGCCCCGTAACGATAGAACTTCTCGATGGCCGGGGCAATACGCTCCGCACGGTGGCCCAGGAGCCCAAGCAGGAAAAAGGCACTCATACGCTGCAAGTAAGCCTTGGTGACTTGGCCGCAGGCACCTACTACTACAAGATAACCACCCGCGCCGGCTCGGAAACCAAGCGCTTCGTGAAAGAATAA
- a CDS encoding GAF domain-containing protein — protein sequence MLPEPTIARTTLSAFPFKSTLSFEPLIAYWQAHEHDPNPGLALLARAIGEKVAEQPWARGPITDMAVLECNCDLVETLMLAMFPPASFKSDISGAIAPFQRYSFYHTPRFAEVLLTGTKTIKQPLNIDNRTLELHSTRMAYQLILDKVYGVQMPQYGTITFTVPDYSIGLYRHYGVDFNTTFLDVRVVGGPRPELTSEQIEHLTRNPHRIDAWQELLPMDRFELEGMHILHLVDVTDQEILSELKYDLLERDVLQASDRLEQIQEKLRVLFGRPFLQLGIAAYDEKKQAFVDFGRKINHSFLTKQLHSQDAGSGFRQIYRELWQNRQPLVLENVETADIPEDLRQQILSLGIRSAILALLPYGDDTVGLLELGSPNEGDLDEFDVETVAQFVPLFAVAVKRNAEEIHTRVQAIIKEKFTAIHPTMEWRFTNAAQNLLQKQEDGNRNAEMEDIVFHDVFPLHGSADIRGSSTARNEAVQGDLIEHLTLANRVLKKAAEFQALPILDELKFYVNKNLRRLRQGIISGDEVSIFESLKTEVEPLFEYLRQNTPALQPVISQYWSNIDPELGIVYKRRKAFEQSTTLLNDAVSDYLDEEEEKAQLMFPHYFQRFKTDGVEYNIYVGASLVENKPFDMVFLKNLRLWQLLVMIEITRRTAAIKPQLPVPLDTTQLILIHSQSLSIRFRQDERQFDVDGAYNIRYEIIKKRIDKATVQGTGERLTQPGHIALVYTQQRESEEYCEYLDYLQDRGLLEPEIEELELEELQGVKGLLALRVKVKLD from the coding sequence ATGCTACCCGAACCTACTATTGCCCGCACCACCCTCTCGGCGTTTCCGTTCAAATCGACGCTTAGCTTCGAGCCACTTATTGCGTATTGGCAAGCGCATGAGCACGACCCTAATCCGGGCTTAGCCTTGCTGGCCCGTGCCATCGGCGAAAAAGTAGCCGAACAACCGTGGGCGCGTGGGCCTATTACGGACATGGCCGTGCTGGAATGCAACTGCGACTTAGTGGAGACGCTGATGCTGGCCATGTTTCCGCCGGCCTCTTTCAAATCCGACATCAGCGGTGCCATTGCGCCTTTTCAGCGCTACAGCTTCTATCACACACCGCGCTTTGCGGAAGTGCTCCTGACGGGTACCAAAACCATCAAGCAGCCGCTCAATATCGATAACCGGACGCTGGAGCTCCATTCCACCCGAATGGCCTACCAGTTGATTCTCGACAAGGTATATGGCGTGCAGATGCCGCAGTACGGCACTATCACGTTTACCGTCCCGGACTATAGCATTGGCCTGTACCGGCACTACGGCGTCGATTTCAATACCACTTTCTTGGATGTGCGGGTGGTAGGCGGGCCGCGGCCCGAGCTGACCTCCGAGCAGATAGAACACCTCACCCGCAACCCACACCGCATCGACGCCTGGCAGGAACTACTGCCCATGGACCGCTTCGAGCTGGAAGGCATGCACATTCTGCACCTCGTAGACGTAACCGACCAGGAAATCCTATCGGAGCTGAAATATGATTTGCTGGAGCGCGACGTGCTGCAAGCCTCGGACCGGCTCGAACAGATTCAGGAGAAGCTACGGGTGTTGTTTGGGCGGCCCTTCTTGCAGCTCGGCATTGCGGCCTACGACGAGAAGAAGCAGGCTTTTGTAGATTTTGGTCGTAAAATCAACCACAGCTTTCTTACCAAGCAGCTGCACAGCCAGGATGCCGGCTCGGGCTTCCGCCAGATCTACCGGGAGCTATGGCAAAACCGCCAGCCGCTGGTACTCGAGAACGTGGAAACCGCCGACATTCCCGAAGATTTGCGCCAGCAGATTCTAAGCTTGGGCATTCGCTCAGCCATTCTGGCATTGCTGCCCTACGGCGACGATACGGTGGGTTTGCTGGAATTGGGCTCGCCTAATGAAGGTGACTTAGACGAGTTTGATGTGGAAACGGTGGCGCAGTTTGTGCCGTTGTTTGCCGTGGCTGTGAAGCGCAACGCCGAGGAAATTCACACCCGCGTGCAAGCCATCATCAAAGAGAAGTTTACGGCCATCCATCCTACGATGGAGTGGCGCTTCACCAATGCGGCCCAGAACCTGCTGCAAAAGCAGGAAGACGGCAACCGCAACGCCGAAATGGAAGACATTGTGTTTCATGATGTATTTCCGCTACACGGCTCGGCTGATATTCGGGGCAGCAGTACGGCCCGCAACGAGGCAGTGCAGGGCGACTTGATCGAGCACCTGACCTTAGCGAACCGCGTGCTCAAAAAGGCCGCGGAGTTTCAAGCGCTACCCATACTCGACGAACTCAAGTTCTACGTTAACAAAAACTTGCGCCGCCTACGGCAAGGCATTATCTCGGGTGACGAGGTTAGCATTTTCGAGTCGCTGAAGACGGAGGTGGAACCGCTGTTCGAGTATCTGCGGCAGAATACGCCAGCGTTACAACCTGTTATCAGCCAATACTGGTCGAATATCGACCCCGAGCTAGGCATTGTGTACAAGCGCCGGAAGGCCTTCGAGCAAAGCACCACCTTGCTCAACGACGCTGTGAGCGACTATTTGGACGAGGAAGAAGAGAAGGCGCAGCTGATGTTCCCGCACTATTTCCAACGCTTCAAAACCGACGGCGTGGAATACAACATCTACGTGGGCGCATCGCTGGTGGAAAACAAGCCGTTCGATATGGTTTTCCTGAAGAACCTGCGGCTGTGGCAACTGCTGGTGATGATTGAAATCACGCGTCGTACAGCCGCTATCAAGCCGCAACTTCCGGTTCCGCTGGATACCACTCAGCTCATCCTCATCCATAGCCAGTCGTTGAGCATCCGGTTCCGACAAGATGAGCGCCAGTTCGACGTGGATGGTGCTTACAACATTCGCTACGAAATCATCAAGAAGCGAATTGATAAGGCTACTGTGCAAGGTACCGGCGAACGGCTCACCCAGCCCGGCCATATTGCGCTGGTGTACACGCAGCAACGCGAGAGCGAAGAATATTGCGAGTACCTCGACTACCTCCAAGACCGTGGCCTACTCGAACCCGAAATAGAAGAGTTGGAGTTGGAAGAGCTTCAGGGGGTAAAAGGCCTGCTAGCGCTGCGCGTAAAAGTCAAGCTAGATTAG